One part of the Denticeps clupeoides chromosome 16, fDenClu1.1, whole genome shotgun sequence genome encodes these proteins:
- the LOC114766438 gene encoding troponin I, fast skeletal muscle-like yields the protein MSEKKMTSSRRYHLKSLLLQAGASMLEAEAAEAKTEKNKYMVESCPVLDIPGSMQELLELCRKIHQKIDAVDEERYDMATKVEKSDKEINDLKAKVVELNGKFKKPALKKVRMSADAMLQALLGSKHKVNMDLRSNLKQVKKELKEEDKDSVGDWRKNIEDKAGMDGRKKMFDHS from the exons ATGTCTGA AAAAAAGATGACATCTAGCCGTAGGTACCATTTGAAG AGCCTGCTGCTCCAGGCTGGTGCCAGCATGCTGGAGGCAGAAGCTGCTGAAGCCAAGACTGAAAAGAACAAGTACATGGTGGAGAGCTGTCCTGTTCTAGACATACCAGGCTCTATGCAGGAACTACTG GAACTGTGTAGGAAGATCCACCAAAAAATTGATGCTGTTGATGAGGAAAGATATGATATGGCTACCAAGGTTGAGAAGAGCGACAAAGAG ATCAATGATTTGAAGGCGAAGGTGGTGGAACTCAATGGAAAGTTTAAGAAGCCGGCTCTGAAGAAAGTGCGTATGTCTGCTGATGCTATGCTCCAGGCCTTGCTGGGCTCAAAGCACAAGGTGAACATGGACCTGAGATCCAACTTGAAACAAGTCAAGAAAGAGCTGAAAGAAGAG GATAAGGATTCAGTTGGTGACTGGCGTAAGAACATTGAAGACAAAGCCGGTATGGATGGCAGGAAGAAGATGTTTGACCATTCCTAA
- the tnni2b.1 gene encoding troponin I type 2b (skeletal, fast), tandem duplicate 1 isoform X2, giving the protein MTSSRKHQLKSLMLQIAHNLLEAEAAEAKEEKKRYMEENCPTLPFPGSLQDLQDLCRKLHQQIDIVDDERYDMEVKVTKSNKEIDDLKMKVQDLNGKFKKPALKKVRMSADAMLQALLGSKHKVSMDLRANLKQVRKEVKDEEKDALGDWRKNIEDKAGMDGRKKMFESEA; this is encoded by the exons ATGACATCAAGCCGCAAGCATCAGCTAAAG AGCTTGATGCTCCAGATTGCCCACAACCTACTGGAGGCAGAGGCTGCTGAGGccaaagaggagaagaagaggtaCATGGAGGAGAACTGCCCCACACTTCCATTCCCTGGAAGCCTGCAGGATCTCCAG GATCTGTGCAGAAAACTGCACCAGCAGATTGATATTGTGGATGACGAGAGATATGACATGGAGGTCAAAGTAACGAAATCCAACAAAGAG ATTGATGATCTGAAGATGAAGGTTCAGGACCTAAATGGCAAGTTTAAGAAACCAGCTCTGAAGAAAGTGCGCATGTCTGCTGATGCTATGCTCCAGGCCTTGCTGGGCTCTAAACACAAGGTGTCCATGGATCTTCGGGCCAACCTGAAGCAGGTTAGGAAGGAAGTCAAAGATGAG GAGAAGGATGCGCTGGGAGACTGGCGGAAGAACATTGAGGACAAGGCCGGCATGGATGGCAGGAAGAAAATGTTTGAATCCGAGGCTTAA
- the tnni2b.1 gene encoding troponin I type 2b (skeletal, fast), tandem duplicate 1 isoform X1 has product MSEKKMTSSRKHQLKSLMLQIAHNLLEAEAAEAKEEKKRYMEENCPTLPFPGSLQDLQDLCRKLHQQIDIVDDERYDMEVKVTKSNKEIDDLKMKVQDLNGKFKKPALKKVRMSADAMLQALLGSKHKVSMDLRANLKQVRKEVKDEEKDALGDWRKNIEDKAGMDGRKKMFESEA; this is encoded by the exons ATGTCTGA GAAAAAGATGACATCAAGCCGCAAGCATCAGCTAAAG AGCTTGATGCTCCAGATTGCCCACAACCTACTGGAGGCAGAGGCTGCTGAGGccaaagaggagaagaagaggtaCATGGAGGAGAACTGCCCCACACTTCCATTCCCTGGAAGCCTGCAGGATCTCCAG GATCTGTGCAGAAAACTGCACCAGCAGATTGATATTGTGGATGACGAGAGATATGACATGGAGGTCAAAGTAACGAAATCCAACAAAGAG ATTGATGATCTGAAGATGAAGGTTCAGGACCTAAATGGCAAGTTTAAGAAACCAGCTCTGAAGAAAGTGCGCATGTCTGCTGATGCTATGCTCCAGGCCTTGCTGGGCTCTAAACACAAGGTGTCCATGGATCTTCGGGCCAACCTGAAGCAGGTTAGGAAGGAAGTCAAAGATGAG GAGAAGGATGCGCTGGGAGACTGGCGGAAGAACATTGAGGACAAGGCCGGCATGGATGGCAGGAAGAAAATGTTTGAATCCGAGGCTTAA